A single Amblyraja radiata isolate CabotCenter1 chromosome 36, sAmbRad1.1.pri, whole genome shotgun sequence DNA region contains:
- the LOC116966209 gene encoding probable G-protein coupled receptor 139 gives MGDLVFLLVQDVFYHSLAVVGVTANVITIVVLCRGNCGLAGCTVRYLVSMAGADLLVIIFCVVLNHLILLYFPYSVLLHYSVCALNSIVNAAAVDSSVWLTVAFTFDRFVAICCPRMKLRYCTEKTATRVITTLCAVSYLRNIPRYFTYELARSPGPFPICRLRNVCSKSLWAVYMWTGTVLTPLIPYVGILLLNALTVRHILVTSRARKGFRGTGGGGQQVDTEMENRKRSMVLLFTISGSFVVLWIPRVVDFVYQEILLEMTPNLKVSQVGAMLMYLNSCSNTCIYALTQAKFREQVYEVVTFPVCRLLKFLSDSVPKRGLRPRH, from the exons GTGTTCTACCATTCGCTGGCTGTTGTCGGGGTTACCG CGAATGTCATCACCATCGTGGTCCTGTGCCGAGGGAACTGCGGCCTCGCCGGCTGCACGGTTCGGTACCTGGTGTCCATGGCCGGGGCAGACCTGCTGGTCATCATCTTCTGCGTGGTCCTCAACCACCTGATCTTGCTCTACTTCCCCTACTCCGTCCTCCTGCACTACAGCGTCTGTGCCCTCAACAGCATCGTGAACGCGGCGGCCGTGGACTCCTCCGTCTGGCTCACCGTGGCTTTCACCTTCGACCGCTTCGTCGCAATCTGCTGCCCGCGAATGAAGCTCCGTTACTGCACGGAAAAAACGGCGACCCGGGTGATCACCACCTTGTGCGCCGTCAGCTACCTGCGAAATATCCCACGATATTTCACCTACGAACTCGCCCGGAGCCCCGGCCCTTTCCCTATATGTCGGCTTCGAAACGTGTGTTCAAAGTCCCTTTGGGCCGTGTACATGTGGACGGGGACGGTGCTAACCCCTCTCATTCCCTACGTGGGAATTCTGCTGCTGAACGCTCTGACCGTCCGTCACATCTTGGTGACGAGCAGGGCTCGCAAGGGTTTCCGCGGAACCGGAGGCGGCGGTCAACAGGTGGACACTGAGATGGAGAACAGGAAGAGGTCCATGGTTCTCCTCTTCACCATCTCGGGCAGCTTCGTGGTACTGTGGATCCCCAGGGTAGTGGACTTTGTGTACCAGGAGATCCTTCTGGAGATGACGCCCAACCTCAAAGTTAGCCAGGTTGGAGCCATGCTGATGTATCTCAACTCTTGCAGCAACACCTGTATCTACGCCCTGACCCAggccaagttcagggagcaggtgtATGAGGTTGTCACCTTTCCCGTCTGCCGGTTGCTGAAGTTCCTCTCGGACTCAGTGCCCAAGCGTGGACTCCGCCCGCGACACTGA